TGGTCTGTCAAAATTCgtcacacgaaaccataggttgtcACTATCGTAACACACTATGTGCATGGTGTTGACCCGTGCCTTCaccttgttaatttcttgcaataccttcGCGCACAATACATGGTCTCCTTACATTTAGCCTTTACAACTCGCTGCTCACTTTGGAAATAGTGTCGCTAAACAAAAATATGTCTCTCGAACAACCGATGTTATCGAAAAATGACGCGTTCCTTTTAGAATAGAATTTATGCATTCAGCCAGGTTTGAGGTCATATAATCATATCGTAGGCTGCCGTCGTATACTTGTGTCCACTGTTCGAAAGGTACGTTACAGAGGTAGTCTGCACCTTCTTCATTAACTAAACACAAAACCGCTAACATCTCATAAAAACAATCTTTACTTATCTCATACCCTaccaatataagttgatagcgaaaattacataccactcttccattcagaataaattgcatattacaaacgaaattatactaatagagattaaatacccATATTGGTCACTTGCTGTCGTTCAGTTGTAGATTGATATTGTCTGTAGTAGTTAGACGCAATGTGCCTTAGGCAATATCGATGGTGTGTGTGACGCCATAGGCTTCCCTGTCGCCAATTGTGGCTAGTGTTCCAGTGCCCTGATCTGATATAACGCAGATATCAATTTGGGGGCAGACATGCCTCCTTAACCTAGAAAAAAAGAAATCCCAATCATCAGCTGACTCTCCCAATGTTATTGCAAATGCAATTAGAAGAATTCTTCCACTGTCATCCTGTGCCACAACTAGCAATAGTCaatgggtatatctaccatacataaaggtactgtcaatttgtaccaatggcttgcaGTATAGAAATGCGTCTCTACATTGCTTAAAACTCTAGAACAGATGCTTAAACACTTGGCATCCACGGAGCAATCAGTTGTTGTAGTACGCAGGTACCGTTTCAAGGTCTGTTATGCAACCTGGGACATATCTCTCCAGCAACTGACACCACTGCCACACTTTATTATATGAAGCGTCCCACCCATCATGCATCTTTTCAACgccttctgcttagctatccaagccttgcAGTAAGAGGACGTATATCTCAATTAGAtacgaatattggcaattaagaccgGCACTGAAGTCCTAGGATCAACCTTCCTCATCGATAATATTAAGCTAGCTAACATATCTGAATCTATCTTAGGATGATCTTGTGAAACATTTGTCAACAAAGTAcattaaataatgcaacattatgtaataacagtattattcaaaaaccctaaacacctAGTGATACTGTATTGCCAACGCATGTATgtggacctttgtacttttttatctctCACAAGCCTGTATTTTTTCTCAACGAGaccatgattttccatgaacatgtactGTCTTACACTGCACACTTGGCCTCAAACTTATCggatttggatttaaccacgtTGTAGTTAACCCCGTTCATGATGTTATATTGTTTCAATGCACTAAGAAAACTATCCTTATTGGAAAGCTCATTACCAGCTTCCAATTCACCCGAATCCAATGACGAACTTGTATGGTCATGCCTTCTGTGTGGTAGATCTGAAAACACCAACACATTATCTTGAGATAgatcgacattatgcatgtgggctaGAGGCGAGTACACCCTGAATCgcggatcttcttcttcttcatctaaacccccttcaacatcttcaggtatggttggaacaggcaccgattcagaaaataatgcaACTTTTGCACCATCAGGGCCGGGCTCTCGAAGTGGATCCATATCGGACTCATCATTCAACCCACCATCATCTGCAACGAACGAGGTCCCCTCGCCAGTAGACGTCGTAGGGAGTGCATCATCCCTTTTTATAGACGTTTCATAATGTCCCCAATCAGAtgtggattgccaaccactagaagttgataTCATTCCCCAGTACATATTTCTAGTATCAAACATCGACCTATCGAGGTGCATGTCCAATCCACTAACGGAGTGTTGTGCAGGGGTTGTGTATTATTTACTGTTACCAAACACGAGCGCTTCCGTGTTTTGCCACCCACTAACGGAGTGTCGACAaggggtcgtgtattcctctcgaaTAGCAGTAGATGTTGAAGTCTTAAATGCATCATTTAGcgatgaaaattgtacatataactcaagatagaGTGATCCACTAGCAAGATGAGTCTGCACCATTACCTCTAAGCTACAAGGACCTTTGATGTCGAATGAGTCATATCTCACGGGATCAACCGAAGCACAAAATTGATACTTAATAGACAAAACTTTCATTGGCGTCGTTCCGAAGATTTTATGCCTAACTCTTTTacgaagttctgtcaaatctatgttctggttaaaaaccagtcACGCTGTGTTCTCCGATAAAAAAATAACGCTGTTCTCGGTGTCACAGATCTCACCATATAGTAAATAACAAcactaatacgttcactcatcttCAGTTTCTATTCTACTTTAGCATCaatttctttattgtaacttgtGGAACCTGAGAAtgaaatttggctcatttatagtCTAAGGTCAAATAGGAACTACTATAGAAAAAGAGCGTCCACATGGGAGtttttttcaataattttgctGACAGTACATCCTGCTTAAAGCGTTTTGGACACTATTTGTTCAAAAACgtcttcttaaaattattttttcagatactactgtagaaaaaaaaagtttttataTTGCTAATATATTTTTTCAAAACCCTGAacacaaaattattttaaaaaaactgacacataatttaattatttaacccTAAAATCCTAAAtcctaatttaattgattttttaattaatagttgatttaattaattaaccttaaaccctaatttaattacttttttttaaacACCCTAAAATCCTTAAAACCTTAAACTCTAAACtctaaactctaaaccctaacATTAAAACTCTAAACCAAGCAAAAACTCTAACCCTAAAAAAGGGGCAAAACGCGTCTCTAGGGGAGCGTTTTGCTGACACATCACCTGAGAACGCGCTGATATGAACGCGTTTTAGCGGAATTTAGCCCTTTACGATAAATAATCAGAAAATTAGCCCATTTCcgtaaataattttgaaaatggGCATTTTTAGTTAAAATGGTCGAATCAATAtttgtttaatattttttatgctttttaAAGAATAAATACGGGATATTTCTATACATATAATACATAGAGAAATCTTGAAGGGTTTAAAACAATTTTTCTCATTTTCTCTcactttatctattttaaaaattttatatacttttatttaattttaaaaaggagttttaattttatcattttatatataattaagagtaaattgataaaatataaaattgagaactaaaattattattataccaattaaaaaaaTACCCTCAATCACGTGAAAAAGTAATTTTGAAAacattaaggattaaattataattttattttaattgaatgaACAAAATGAAACTTAATGGTTTAGTTTACACCgattattatcatcatcatgcATGTTAGCCGGTAGTGAAGTTAGGAAAGCCCAATCTGGAGAGGCGGTCGCCGGTAGGGGCGGTTGCctatatttcataaatttaaattattgccTGTTTCTTCAATTCAATTAAACGTAGGTAAATGTGAGATCTGGGGAAAAAACAACGGTTTTCCCCAAACGCCCGTAAGAGCCCTCATGTCACTACTCCGCTCTTTTAAAGAAACACTAAAACCCTGTTGCAATTCATCTTCATTTTCACAGCCTTCCTTATCCCAACAGCCACCTCTACCATCTGTAATAAACCAGAGGAAACCCCCCAAATCTTCGCTTTCGCGCCAGCTTCAACGCCTTGAACACGACTATCTCCCTTCTACACAGGAATCCCATTTCGAAAACCCTAAATTGTCCTTGCCCCAACTCAAAAACAATGCTCATATGCATGGAGAACAAGACGACGATGACCACCAAGAAGAGGCTGAGGAGGAAGAAGTAAAAGAATTTGGGAGAGCCGAATTGAGTCGGGTTCAGTTTGAGGATACGGGTCCTTACGAGCCGTTGGTATTGTCTTCCGATGGAGAATTTCCAATTATACAGgtcattatttttataatttaattgctTTTGTGGGAACGTTTTATTTTCCTTCGAGAGTTGTTGCAGTAAGTTAAAGTTGCTATTTTGTTTTGGTTAATTGGTTGATTTTTATACTCTTTGGTTGTGACAGGTGCCTGCATATATTAACTGTCGGTTGCTTGCCCATCAAAGAGAGGGAGTCAAGTTTTTATACATGTTATACAGGAGCAACCATGGGGGCATTCTTGGTGATGATATGTGAATATTTTAATCCAATATTTTCACACCTTATGTTATTACTAAATTGTATATCAGCTTGTTTTCAAAGAATATTTGTTGGTTTGTTCATGGTCGGAATGCTTCTTTTTTTTAAGGATTGTAgtgatttttatatattaatatttattagtcGCTTACAGCCTCTGTAATGGAACCCTCGTTTTCATCTCATCTTGTTGTTTTTCAGTTTTAAATTCTTTCCTGCGCAGTCTTCTAACAAGTATGGCATACTATGTTAAAAGGACCTGCATATGCTTATGTCATGAATGTGAGTGGTATCATGAACCAAGAAATAGTCCTTTGCAGAGGAACGTACTAAGTGACAACTTAGAACACTTGTTTGACCACCTTAGGTCCTTCATTTCTATGTCATAGCATCTTTTTTATTTACCCATGCAAGTGTTTTTTGGTGGTTcctcttcttttctttatttattcttTCTGATTTTTTACTGTTTCTGCGAGCCTTATGTTGTTTGTATTTGTTTAGGTGCACCATCTTTCAATAGGAACAATGGTTCCCTTTTCacctttttaaaataattaatgcaGGGGACTTGGCAAGACAATCCAGACAATCGCATTTCTCGCTGCTGTATATGGAAAAGACGAGGAATATGGTGACTCCAGATTACTGAAGGAAAACCAGATTGGACAGAAAGGACCTGTATTAATAATCTGTCCCACTTCTGtcatctgcaattggaagtgTGAATTCTCCAGATGGGCACCCTTTAATGTCTCTCTTTACCATGGGTCAAGCCGTGAACTCATTCTTGAGAAGCTACAAGCTAATGGAGTTGAAGTTCTGGTTACCAGTTTTGACACATTCAGAATTCATGGAAATCTTTTGTCAGAGATCAAGTGGGAGATTGTGGTCATTGATGAAGCCCACCGCCTGAAAAATGAAAAATCAAAACTCTATTCAGCATGTCTAGAAATTAAGACTCACAGACGGATTGGTCTTACAGGAACCATCATGCAGAACAAAATTATGGAACTCTTTAATCTCTTTGACTGGGCTGCTCCTGGATCCTTGGGAGCAAGGGAACATTTTCGGGAGTTTTATGATGAACCCCTCAAACATGGCCAGAGGGCAACTGCTCCTGAAAGATTTGTTCGGGTTGCTGGTGAGCGTAAACAGCACCTGGTAGCAGTCCTTCATAAATATATGTTAAGAAGGACGAAAGAGGAGACTATTGGACAACTTATGTTGGGAAAGGAAGATAATGTTGTCTTTTGCGCCATGAGTGAATTGCAAAAACGGGTATATCAGAGAATGTTGCAGCTGCCAGACGTTCAATGTCTTATTAACAAGGACCTGCCTTGTAGCTGTGGAAGCCCTCTTGCCCAAGTAGAATGTTGCAAGAGGATTGTGCCTAAAGGAATTATATGGCCTTACCTTCACAGGGGCAGCCCAGAGGGTTGTGATTCATGCCCTTTCTGCCTTGTCCTTCCTTGCCTTGTCAGGCTGCAACAGGTCATTGACTTCCTACTCTTCTTCATCTCTTTATTTTTTCCCCCTCATAATTTTTAATGTTGATCCTTAAATAAAAATTCTTAGGTTCATTTAGGCACTCTAGAAACATCTCCAACTCATTGTTTGAGACAAGAACACCTGCTACATCAGTGCAATTCTGGATCCCTTTGACTAAAAACGCATACCAGTTCTATTTAACTGATGCATTTTCCTGCAAATTCCATTTAGTGTGGTAAAAGACTAGGAAATTTTCGTTTTTCAGGTATCTCACAGATTTATTCTCATATAAGCTATCCCTATTATTGCATTGATTTCAGATTAAACACTATGAGCATTGCATTACTCAAAAAATAGTCATTATTAAAGAAAATATTGTGTGACACGTTATATTATCTATATTGAGCATTTGATATTTAATAGTGTGTATTTTTTTGCATAAGCTTTTGAGCAGAAGTCTTGTTGTGTGGTTGGGGATCTGTCTTGTGCTTACTTTTGTACCTTCACTGCAGATTAGCAATCACTTGGAGCTTATTAAGCCTAATCCTAGGGATGAACCAGATAAACAAAGAAAAGATGCAGAATTTGCCTCTGCTGTCTTTGGTCCAGATATTGATATGGTGGGAGGGAATGCCCCAAGTAAAAGCTTTATGGATTTAAGTGACACTAGATATTGTGGAAAGATGAGGGCCTTGGAAAAGTTAATGTCCTCATGGGCGTTGATGGGTGACAAAATCCTTCTTTTTAGCTACTCTGTCAGGTAATATTCTTATTTCATACTTCAGTGCTTAGGTATTTTACATATTTTGAATTATCAGATTACTAGGCCATGAAACCTGGACCTCTATGGCCATATCTTGTGCTTACTTGCTATGCTAGCCAGATTTAAAACGTTGTGAAATACTTTCAGAGTGGCCAAATTCCTCGCATCTATGCATGCATTTCCTGAAGATGTTTTTTcacttttaattaatataaagtaTATAAGAAAACATTTTCCAACATCAATACCAGGAAAAGGATTTAGTAATATTTGTTCTGTACTCCCTGCTGctgcttctttcttttttttttcaattgaatTGAGTCCAGATCACCTGTCAAAACTGTTCCATCTACGATGTTGTAAGAAGTTGCAGAGACCAGAAACTCTCATCGGATTTTAGTATTTCATCTCCAAAATTGGGACTGAATGTAAACTTTAGTTAAAAGTAATTTAATAATTCAATGAGGAGGTTAAAGAATAGCTTGTATAATAAGCTAAACTTGTTATCATTTTAATCAAGTATATGAAATGgactttttttctttcaaatttttggtGTTACAAGTTTGCTACTTCATAGCAAAACTGTTTTTATATGGGTCAGAGTTAGGTTCTTGAAGATTGAAGTGTGAATGATGTATTGTGCAGCTATCTTGTCAGTTGCGCCAATCTTCTCCTTTTTGCTCACTGCATTGAACAATTTTCAGGATGCTTGATATATTGGAGAAGTTTCTTATACGGAAAGGCTTTTGCTTTTCAAGACTTGATGGATCTACTCCTACTAACATGCGCCAATCTCTTGTTGATGAGTTTAACTCAAGTCCAAGCAAACAAGTATTTTTCGAATTAATTTGAACCATAGTGGCTTTTAATTTGAATTTCCATATCATTTTGATTCTCGTTTGGTTTCAGGTGTTCCTTATATCAACCCGAGCTGGTGGACTTGGATTGAATCTTGTAAGTGCTAATCGTGTTGTTATATTTGATCCAAATTGGAACCCTGCCCAAGATTTACAGGCCCAGGACAGATCATTTCGTTTTGGGCAGAGGCGACATGTTGTGGTTTTCCGCCTTCTTGCTGCTGGTTCCCTTGAAGAACTTGTATATTCACGTCAGGTGTATAAACAGCAGCTGTCAAACATTGCTGTATCTGGGAAAATGGAAAAAAGATACTTTGAAGGCGTTCAGGTATAGATATGGGAAGTTTTTAGTCATGGCTAAACTACTCTCTTAGTTATCTGAGTATGTTTTAGATCTACCTGTATGCTGTTGCAATTTACCTCATCAACAAAATCCATTTGATACACTAAGTGAAGCATATATTGAACTTGTGGCTGGATTTCAGATGTGAAATGGTCTCagtcatcctttctgagttcaaAGCTCTCTACATTCCATGTGACATCCATCTTGTTTTCAGGACTGCAAGGAATTTCAAGGCGAGCTTTTTGGAATCTGCAATCTGTTTCGCGATCTTTCAGATAAGCTTTTCACAAGTGAAATTCTTGAATTACATGAAAAGCAAGGGCAACAGCACACGGAACACGATAGTGATAAGCAGGAGCTAACCAGTCTAGGCTCCCTTCCAACTCCGACAGAAGGAAGTGAAACATTTTCTTCAGTGTCCAAGAATTTGCATCCTGGTGACATAGAGATTGCTGCTACTGATAAACCAGTTCTTGAGGACTTAGGTATGTTCATTTTGCTATGAATGTTTTCCTCTCCTTTGTTTGTGTTTACATTTAGTCAATGGCCTAGTGTtccatttgtattttttttatatcaATCTTTTCACGTGGCAAAGAGACAAAAGCTGAactggttatatatatatatatttgagttgACATGCAATTTGACTTTCTGTTCTGTGTTGTTTTAACAAGCCAACTGATAAAATGTGCTGTAGCATATGTTTGTTCAAATTGATGGGGAGAGAGAGCTCTTAAATCAACTGACTCTAGAAGATCTCATTCTCTTTATCTTCAGGTATCTTGTATGCCCATCGTAATGAAGATATTGTCAACAGTAGAGCTGGGATACAACAGAAAATAATAGTCCTTACTGGCGATAATAACCCGAGAATAGACACAAATGCTTCATGGAAGAGGAAAACAGATTGGGAGGAAAATGACGTCTCAACCAGAGATGGGAAAAAGATTCAGTATGGTCGGCTGGCGCAGTTCAAGGGCATGGGAGTGGTTGAGTTTAGTAAGTGGGTACTCTCTGCAACTCCTTCAGATAGGGAGAGTTTGCTTCGGAActacaaaagaagaaaaaaggagGCGTGAAATGATTGAAATGAGTGTTGGTAAGCCCAATCACGAACTTGTAAAGAAACAGATTGTCCAAACTCGGCATTTCTTTTAACCCTTTTTTAAGTGATAGGTCTAACCCGATCTGTGTATAGTACATCCGAAGTTTTTAGAATCTGAACCCAGGTTTAATCTAATTAGTTCATATAGCCACCCGTAAGTGGTGATATCCattaagggtgagtttggatgggcaGTGTGTTTACttgcggttagtgtaaaaatagtagtggcggtgagattagatactgtagcaatactgtagcgtgagacaaaGTGTAAGCTAAACGCATCGCACCGCACTGCACCGCCGCCCCAAACGAAGCCTAAGTTTGAGACTCAAATCCCAGTATCTATTGTCTTCGTTGTGCATTAAAGAATAGGTTTAGGAACGGCAGGGCTAGTTGTACAACTGGCGTGGCCAACAAGAATGTAGATGTATATTATGTTGAATAATGTATTTACATCACCTGTAATTTTTCCATCACATGCtgcttttactattattattttgataaccTTTTATTaaatgactaatatactttttatcaaatgattattattttaataatcttTTATCATTtcatagtttttaaataaaaagaattaaaaataacaTGTCTAAAGATTAAACCTACATTTAATAAAGTTGTAAGCAAATTCTTTACTACTACATCAATAGTCATTCTTTAAGTAAACAaaattttttaacataaaatgttttcttttatcaaatttgTGTATTTATATTGTTTATGAAGTGTTTTACTGAGTTGACATCACCTCAATCGAgtcattaatttaatttaaaaattataaaaatactttttataattaagataaattatattatttgagattaatttagtcttttatttaaaagaaaaccaataaaatatatatataacataatttaaactCAAACCAATTGAAAAGTAAAACTTTTAATATATggctcaattaaaattttattttaatttttattatgcaCAATTTATTATCAGCGTCtattgtatatatttatatatactatttattaatttactacacaattaaatctttatttcaatacttttatattttaatttttattatgcaCAATTAAACTTCAAATTTTATAAGAGAATAGGGACTTCCGAGCATATTCTAACCTTTAATTCGTTAGGTCAGAACTTGCGCCTGCAGCAGGTAAAAGTAAAACCATGAAAACAGAGCTTTTCTGAGTTAAGTTTGTGGAGTAACCCTAGAGCCGATACCCAACAGTTGAAAGCAAAACAAATCAAAAGAAAACCGATTCATATACTACAGATGAAAGCAGTGTTGAAATTATTGtcaaccaaaaaccaaaagaaaaaccACATGGTCTTGTAACTAAACACATGTAATGTAACACTCAAAAGCTCAAGTAAATTTTTCGTCACCAACTTTTTCATATTAAATTCCTAATTACTGGGAACGGGGACTATCATAAGCACTTTGTCCTTCCAAAATTATTCGAACTTGGGACGCTAGATCATTCTTTAAGGCAGCAGAATCACCTTCCACATTAGCCGCCACCAGATCCATATTTCTTCCCAAGGAAAAGGACTTGCAGCTTGTCATAGCCAGCAAGCACACCAGCCCCTGCAACTGCACGAAGAATGTTTGCACCAGCACCCTTGAACAGCGATTTGGCACCTTCattcttgatgatttgagaaAATGCTGCCATCGAGCTCTTGTATTTCACTGCTTCTCCAGAAGTCATCATCATTCTTCTACGTACTGTATCAATTGGATAAGATGCCAGTCCAGCACCTATTGTGATACCCCAACCCAGCAAGAAACTTGCCAAGAAACTATCCTGTAAATGCCAAATACACGCACAGATTCAGGTTCTATGTTTCAACAATTAAAACTCCACATGGTTGTGAGGGCAAGTAAACAGATGCTTACCTGCAATCCACCAACCAAAACAACAGGCTTCAAAG
This window of the Gossypium arboreum isolate Shixiya-1 chromosome 12, ASM2569848v2, whole genome shotgun sequence genome carries:
- the LOC108479809 gene encoding switch 2, which produces MSLLRSFKETLKPCCNSSSFSQPSLSQQPPLPSVINQRKPPKSSLSRQLQRLEHDYLPSTQESHFENPKLSLPQLKNNAHMHGEQDDDDHQEEAEEEEVKEFGRAELSRVQFEDTGPYEPLVLSSDGEFPIIQVPAYINCRLLAHQREGVKFLYMLYRSNHGGILGDDMGLGKTIQTIAFLAAVYGKDEEYGDSRLLKENQIGQKGPVLIICPTSVICNWKCEFSRWAPFNVSLYHGSSRELILEKLQANGVEVLVTSFDTFRIHGNLLSEIKWEIVVIDEAHRLKNEKSKLYSACLEIKTHRRIGLTGTIMQNKIMELFNLFDWAAPGSLGAREHFREFYDEPLKHGQRATAPERFVRVAGERKQHLVAVLHKYMLRRTKEETIGQLMLGKEDNVVFCAMSELQKRVYQRMLQLPDVQCLINKDLPCSCGSPLAQVECCKRIVPKGIIWPYLHRGSPEGCDSCPFCLVLPCLVRLQQISNHLELIKPNPRDEPDKQRKDAEFASAVFGPDIDMVGGNAPSKSFMDLSDTRYCGKMRALEKLMSSWALMGDKILLFSYSVRMLDILEKFLIRKGFCFSRLDGSTPTNMRQSLVDEFNSSPSKQVFLISTRAGGLGLNLVSANRVVIFDPNWNPAQDLQAQDRSFRFGQRRHVVVFRLLAAGSLEELVYSRQVYKQQLSNIAVSGKMEKRYFEGVQDCKEFQGELFGICNLFRDLSDKLFTSEILELHEKQGQQHTEHDSDKQELTSLGSLPTPTEGSETFSSVSKNLHPGDIEIAATDKPVLEDLGILYAHRNEDIVNSRAGIQQKIIVLTGDNNPRIDTNASWKRKTDWEENDVSTRDGKKIQYGRLAQFKGMGVVEFSKWVLSATPSDRESLLRNYKRRKKEA